A stretch of the Uranotaenia lowii strain MFRU-FL chromosome 3, ASM2978415v1, whole genome shotgun sequence genome encodes the following:
- the LOC129751266 gene encoding probable ATP-dependent RNA helicase DDX55 homolog: MAKPTSKWNELDKPPLSAPILEVIDQLGFERMTPVQAATIPLLLNYKDVAAEAVTGSGKTLAFVVPLLELLLRRQRDTAWKRFEIGSVIISPTRELATQISDVLDEFLGHDQLSGFRQKLLIGGNPVEEDIDALRKEGANILVATPGRLKDLMEKKGDLNLPAKVKSLELLVLDEADRLLDMGFETTVNTILGYLPRQRRTGLFSATQTKEVKDLMRAGLRNPVLVSVKEKATVSTPKLLQNYYVIVEPEYKLVVLLNFIRKQDVKKAMIFFPTCACVEYWGIALAELLKSMKVLALHGKMKSQRNRILADFRQSENALLLCTDLLARGVDIPEVDWVLQWDAPSNAAAFVHRVGRTARQGNQGNALIMLLPTEDSYVDFLTRNQKVSLKKVTLDHNEKQLTKTLSVLHWIQKQDRAVYDKANRAFVSHVQAYTKYECNLILRLKDLDLGRIATSYGLLQLPKMPEMKDAFKATFRGPPESLDITKLTYKDKQKQASYDSKLKIYQETGEWKGKKKLLKKKSIPWELAKQAREERKEIRKKRRDQKQKRKAAQEAENGADGPVQPKNKKAKFSREELEELANDIRSLKKLKKKKITEEECDDELGIGSGSEDDDS; this comes from the exons ATGGCCAAGCCAACTTCAAAGTGGAACGAACTAGATAAACCACCACTCAGTGCTCCAATCTTGGAAGTGATCGATCAACTCGGATTCGAACGCATGACTCCGGTTCAG GCAGCCACAATACCGCTGCTTCTCAACTACAAAGATGTGGCGGCAGAAGCTGTCACCGGTTCCGGTAAGACGCTGGCCTTCGTTGTTCCGCTGTTGGAATTGCTCCTGAGACGGCAACGTGACACAGCTTGGAAACGATTCGAGATCGGTTCCGTCATTATCTCCCCTACTCGGGAACTTGCAACTCAGATAAGCGACGTTCTGGATGAGTTCTTGGGTCACGACCAGTTGAGTGGGTTCAGACAGAAGTTGCTGATAGGCGGTAATCCGGTTGAGGAAGACATCGATGCACTGAGGAAGGAAGGGGCGAATATTCTGGTTGCGACACCCGGTCGATTAAAGGACTTGATGGAAAAGAAGGGTGATTTGAATTTGCCTGCGAAGGTAAAGAGTTTGGAACTGCTGGTGTTGGACGAAGCCGATCGCTTGCTGGACATGGGCTTCGAAACAACTGTCAATACTATTTTGGGTTATTTACCACGGCAGAGGCGAACCGGTTTGTTTTCTGCTACACAAACTAAGGAAGTCAAGGATTTGATGCGCGCTGGATTGAGGAATCCAGTTCTGGTGAGTGTCAAAGAGAAAGCCACTGTAAGCACACCGAAGCTGCTTCAGAATTATTACGTCATCGTTGAACCGGAGTATAAATTGGTTGTGCTGCTGAATTTCATCCGTAAGCAGGATGTGAAGAAGGCAATGATATTCTTTCCAACGTGCGCTTGTGTAGAATATTGGGGAATCGCTCTGGCCGAACTTCTTAAAAGCATGAAGGTTTTGGCTCTACATGGGAAAATGAAATCACAGCGAAATAGAATCCTCGCAGATTTCCGTCAGTCAGAAAATGCGTTACTTCTATGCACAGATTTATTGGCCAGAGGAGTTGACATTCCGGAAGTGGATTGGGTTTTGCAGTGGGATGCTCCCTCAAACGCGGCTGCTTTCGTGCACCGAGTAGGACGAACAGCTCGACAGGGCAATCAAGGTAACGCGCTAATCATGCTTCTACCTACCGAGGACTCTTATGTTGATTTCCTAACACGCAATCAAAAAGTTTCTCTGAAGAAAGTAACACTAGACCACAATGAAAAACAGCTCACCAAAACGCTAAGCGTCCTGCATTGGATTCAGAAACAAGATCGAGCTGTCTACGATAAAGCTAACCGAGCATTCGTGTCACACGTTCAAGCCTACACCAAGTACGAGTGTAACTTAATTCTTCGTCTAAAAGATCTGGACCTCGGCCGGATAGCCACCAGTTACGGTTTGCTGCAGCTTCCGAAAATGCCCGAAATGAAGGATGCCTTCAAGGCAACCTTCCGAGGTCCACCCGAATCCCTGGACATCACCAAGCTCACCTACAAGGACAAACAAAAGCAGGCGTCCTACGACAGCAAGCTGAAAATATACCAGGAAACCGGCGAATGGAAGGGGAAGAAAAAGCTGCTGAAAAAGAAATCGATTCCCTGGGAGCTGGCCAAACAAGCCCGGGAGGAACGGAAGGAAATTCGCAAGAAGCGTCGGGATCAGAAACAGAAACGGAAGGCCGCTCAGGAAGCAGAAAATGGCGCGGATGGCCCTGTTCAACCCAAGAACAAGAAGGCCAAGTTTTCCCGGGAGGAACTCGAAGAGCTGGCCAACGATATCCGTTCGTTGAAaaagttgaagaagaaaaagataaCCGAGGAAGAATGTGACGATGAACTGGGAATTGGAAGCGGGTCCGAGGATGATGAcagttaa
- the LOC129751276 gene encoding SRA stem-loop-interacting RNA-binding protein, mitochondrial-like has translation MSSSGAAAIARGVQKLFVGNLPWTVSTKELKAYFSRFGHVHSSNVIYDKTTGLSRGYGFIVFSTRDGYTNATNNRNHSLEGRLLDVQPAAS, from the coding sequence ATGTCTTCCTCGGGAGCTGCAGCCATCGCACGTGGCGTTCAGAAGCTGTTCGTCGGCAATCTACCGTGGACGGTTAGCACCAAGGAACTGAAGGCGTACTTTTCCAGGTTTGGACACGTGCATTCTTCCAATGTGATCTACGATAAGACGACAGGGTTGAGTCGTGGCTACGGATTTATCGTGTTCAGCACTCGAGATGGCTACACTAATGCCACAAATAACCGGAATCATTCGCTGGAGGGACGCTTGTTGGATGTGCAACCGGCTGCCTCCTGA
- the LOC129751274 gene encoding histone-arginine methyltransferase METTL23-like — protein MTRFHQQQQQMENNVEQIKTFIFGTKNKHNAAEATEKLEVLIPELLLPGYSFYTWPSAHVLAWFLWQRRVSLSSKRVLELGAGTSLPGIVAAKCGAHVTLTDCSTLPKTLQHIQRCCRLNHLIPGKDIEVVGLTWGLFLDQIFQLGAIDLIIGSDIFYDPSVFEDILVTVSFLLEANPQAKFLFTYQERSSDWSIETLLKKWGLNCNVISLDNLSTELAIDPQELMGNHTIHLLEVTKRS, from the exons ATGACAAGAttccatcagcagcagcaacaaatgGAAAACAATGTTGAacagataaaaacgtttatttttggaaccaaaaacaaacacaacgcGGCGGAAGCGACAGAAAAGTTGGAAGTGCTGATACCGGAG CTTCTTCTTCCCGGGTATTCTTTTTATACCTGGCCCTCGGCTCACGTCCTAGCTTGGTTCCTTTGGCAGCGGCGGGTATCTCTGAGTAGCAAACGGGTCCTGGAACTGGGAGCCGGGACTTCACTCCCGGGGATAGTAGCGGCCAAGTGTGGTGCTCACGTTACCCTGACCGATTGCAGTACCTTGCCGAAAACACTTCAGCACATTCAACGGTGCTGCCGGTTAAATCACTTGATTCCGGGCAAGGATATTGAAGTTGTCGGGCTTACTTGGGGACTGTTCTTGGATCAAATCTTTCAGTTGGGTgcgattgatttaattattggATCGGATATCTTTTACGATCCATCGGTGTTCGAGGATATTTTGGTTACGGTTTCCTTTCTGTTGGAGGCAAATCCACAGGCTAAGTTTCTGTTTACCTACCAGGAGCGAAGTTCGGATTGGAGCATAGAGACTTTGCTGAAAAAGTGGGGACTCAATTGTAACGTCATCAGCTTGGATAATCTGAGCACCGAACTCGCCATCGATCCGCAGGAGTTGATGGGCAACCACACGATCCATCTGCTAGAAGTTACTAAGAGATCGTAA
- the LOC129751275 gene encoding probable Golgi SNAP receptor complex member 2: MEALYFQTNSLIQMTQQCFEQLSNTRVDTGAVEADIQTKLAAINANCDRLDVLVYKVPATQRQNAKMRVDQLKYDVRHLNAALQNFQRKQTRRAQEQAERETLLNKRFTANPETSIDIDYSLQHHNSMHNAHRGVDEMIMTGSNVLDGLRSQRETLKGARKRIMDVGSTLGLSNQTMKMIERRLVEDKYVMIGGMVLTLLIIVLVIFFFVY, translated from the exons ATGGAAGCGTTATACTTCCAAACAAACAGCCTGATCCAGATGACGCAACAATGCTTCGAACAGCTGAGCAACACCCGGGTTGATACGGGCGCCGTGGAGGCGGACATCCAAACCAAACTGGCCGCTATTAATGC TAATTGTGACCGTCTCGATGTGCTGGTGTACAAAGTTCCGGCCACCCAACGACAGAATGCAAAAATGCGGGTGGACCAACTTAAATATGACGTGCGACACCTGAACGCGGCCTTACAAAACTTCCAGCGCAAACAAACCCGTAGGGCCCAAGAGCAAGCCGAGCGGGAAACACTTCTCAACAAACGGTTTACCGCCAATCCGGAAACCTCGATCGATATCGACTATTCGCTGCAGCACCACAACTCAATGCATAACGCACACCGGGGCGTGGATGAAATGATCATGACCGGATCGAATGTGCTCGATGGGTTGCGAAGCCAGCGGGAAACGCTCAAAGGGGCCCGCAAGCGAATTATGGATGTTGGGAGTACGCTTGGACTTTCGAATCAGACAATGAAGATGATCGAGAGACGATTAGTCGAAGACAAGTACGTTATGATTGGAGGAATGGTTCTGACGCTACTGATAATTGTTCTGGTGATCTTCTTTTTTGTATATTAA
- the LOC129751271 gene encoding MRN complex-interacting protein-like, whose amino-acid sequence MPQELRVVRCFECKQFQTDIVKKANKWVCKLCGTKQSLLKEYGRGSGRDCRLLAQELSSRSMDEERLEQAIAQQVISGGLQLPQSASGALRDESQRLVDAQQNREARSSGSKWERFRDGEDDDDEGDIWNSIEKSTAPSQNSRNHSTCSTPNGSFSQMPLQAIRDSNCSTSQGSFHKKPFQSVSTSHLRTFDQSNGPKLVPLADFHQMDKKEKKQFKWQSYNNSKNVSNNQNSNHKAKEPEISVTLTNSQVNLTLPTENYNNLKRKSTAEISKTATPIMSFGKRSKAEVLNSNSETRSQISPVKKHVQHTESGAIASSSKWSKFVVPEEDDYE is encoded by the exons ATGCCTCAAGAATTAAGAGTAGTGCGTTGTTTTGAGTGCAAACAGTTTCAG ACCGATATCGTGAAAAAGGCCAACAAATGGGTGTGCAAACTGTGCGGCACCAAACAATCGCTACTCAAAGAATATGGCCGTGGTTCCGGTCGTGACTGTCGATTGCTTGCCCAGGAACTGAGTTCCCGCTCCATGGACGAAGAACGGCTGGAGCAAGCAATCGCACAGCAGGTCATTTCCGGTGGGCTACAGCTGCCGCAATCTGCTTCCGGTGCTCTACGGGACGAATCTCAACGGTTGGTTGATGCTCAACAAAATCGCGAAGCACGGTCTTCTGGCAGCAAATGGGAACGGTTTCGAGATGGCGAAGACGACGATGATGAAGGGGACATTTGGAATagcattgaaaaatcaacagcgCCTAGTCAAAACAGCAGGAATCATTCAACCTGTTCAACACCAAACGGGTCTTTCAGTCAGATGCCATTGCAAGCTATAAGAGATTCAAACTGTTCAACATCCCAAGGTTCGTTCCATAAGAAGCCGTTTCAATCTGTAAGTACCTCCCATCTTAGAACGTTTGACCAATCAAATGGTCCTAAATTAGTACCGTTGGccgattttcatcaaatggacaaaaaagaaaagaaacaatTCAAGTGGCAATCTTACAataattcgaaaaatgtttcgaaCAATCAAAATAGTAATCATAAGGCTAAGGAACCGGAAATTTCAGTAACCCTTACAAATTCCCAAGTCAATTTGACTTTACCAAcagaaaattacaataatttaaaacgTAAATCTACTGCTGAGATATCCAAAACTGCCACTCCAATTATGTCGTTTGGTAAAAGATCTAAAGCGGAGGTTTTGAATAGTAATTCAGAAACAAGGAGTCAAATTTCTCCTGTTAAAAAACACGTGCAACACACAGAAAGTGGCGCAATTGCGTCATCTTCAAAGTGGTCGAAATTTGTTGTTCCTGAAGAGGACGATTATGAATAG
- the LOC129751267 gene encoding uncharacterized protein LOC129751267 has product MNLDCFTMVSNDVVEFRSTWRTGEKPVLVDSAIGTDPPVPKKDVSVDVLERKDIAIQTETFSRNADTTSDDVKLSNWLKRIYPLVEEELSSGISEVYDINDNYGDPAGKPTIRKHQELLLRKLNPDMDAQPNSVRLNMGAATWLSVLTRDAPLLALACGSHHEAWCEHTYSTVTVFTPKRDTYGSIQWTEFCSSPVKACIETLETNPFNKDMFAGGSVSGDIYIWQYETNMKSEQNSIVELFSETADYGRIVDLAWIKFNPMTKDVGLLSCHSDGIVTLWKTGKIIGKDKTFYVASASYARKSIILTQILTISNSEFVVGTADGSILLCSMAQLNPIGGSGGVGFSKKNSFAPAITELKSHSFAVTSLLKVENSRQQFLISCDLTGEVYFHDITDAVNTAPTVIIKLPLPFKNRIICTEDMRFMMSPSNDGVLEVFQVDSGLVDVMEESGMRGKPCLIRSSSNGKWLLTGPYDGGFIIYSINKDE; this is encoded by the exons atgaatttggaCTGTTTCACAATGGTATCGAACGATGTCGTTGAGTTTCGTTCGACTTGGCGCACCGGAGAAAAACCGGTACTGGTAGACAGTGCCATTGGGACGGATCCGCCGGTGCCGAAGAAAGATGTATCGGTCGATGTCCTTGAGCGCAAGGATATTGCG ATTCAAACCGAAACATTTTCTCGAAATGCGGACACAACATCGGACGATGTTAAGCTGTCTAATTGGTTGAAGAGAATATACCCCTTAGTGGAGGAAGAGCTTTCATCTGGTATTAGTGAGGTGTATGACATAAACGACAATTATGGTGATCCAGCTGGTAAACCAACCATTCGCAAACATCAAGAACTGCTGCTACGGAAACTCAATCCGGACATGGATGCACAACCAAATTCAGTTAGGCTAAACATGGGTGCTGCAACGTGGCTTTCGGTGCTGACACGTGATGCGCCATTGCTTGCGTTAGCTTGTGGATCGCACCACGAGGCATGGTGCGAGCACACTTATTCAACCGTAACGGTTTTCACACCCAAACGTGATACGTATGGATCGATACAATGGACGGAGTTTTGCAGCAGTCCCGTTAAAGCTTGTATTGAAACATTGGAAACGAATCCATTTAATAAGGACATGTTTGCTGGAGGATCTGTTTCTGGTGACATATACATTTGGCAGTACGAAACTAATATGAAAAGTGAACAGAATTCGATTGTCGAACTTTTCTCGGAAACAGCGGACTACGGTCGAATAGTCGATTTGGCATGGATCAAGTTCAATCCGATGACCAAGGATGTTGGACTGCTTTCGTGTCATAGCGATGGAATTGTCACTCTGTGGAAAACTGGGAAAATAATCGGAAAAGATAAAAC gtTCTACGTGGCATCAGCATCGTATGCTCGGAAGTCAATAATTTTGACTCAAATTCTAACAATATCCAATTCAGAATTCGTTGTCGGAACAGCAGATGGAAGCATACTGTTGTGTTCGATGGCTCAGTTGAACCCGATTGGAGGTTCCGGTGGTGTTGGGTTTTCGAAAAAGAATTCCTTTGCCCCGGCCATAACCGAGCTAAAATCTCACTCCTTCGCTGTCACCAGCCTGCTTAAAGTTGAGAACTCGCGGCAGCAGTTTCTGATCAGCTGCGATCTGACCGGAGAGGTTTATTTCCACGACATCACCGATGCTGTA aatACCGCTCCAACGGTTATAATAAAGCtgccgttgcccttcaaaaatcGCATAATTTGTACCGAGGATATGCGTTTCATGATGAGCCCAAGCAACGATGGAGTTCTGGAAGTGTTTCAGGTTGACAGTGGGCTGGTCGATGTGATGGAGGAAAGTGGAATGCGAGGCAAACCGTGTCTTATTCGGAGCAGTTCGAATGg aaAATGGCTTCTTACCGGACCGTATGATGGAGGTTTTATAATATATTCAATAAACAAAGATGAATAA